One window of the Paenibacillus beijingensis genome contains the following:
- the rpiA gene encoding ribose-5-phosphate isomerase RpiA, with protein MDLKKLAGEQAANMVESGMKVGLGTGSTAYWAVMRLGERMREGLDIVGVPTSEATKQLAIKLGIPLAELSTLEPLDLTIDGADEINPDLNLIKGGGGALFREKMVAAASRKLIVVADESKVVERLGAFTVPVEVVPYGWESTAKRVAAAGCVPKLRLVKAAAGNADTGAGAPGAESAFVTDNGNYILDCDFGLIEDPERLEAQINAILGVVETGLFIGMAELAVIAAQSGVRTLTR; from the coding sequence ATGGATTTAAAGAAGCTGGCCGGCGAGCAAGCGGCCAATATGGTGGAATCTGGAATGAAAGTCGGTCTTGGAACGGGATCGACCGCATACTGGGCTGTGATGAGGCTCGGGGAGCGGATGCGGGAAGGGCTCGACATCGTCGGCGTGCCGACTTCCGAAGCGACGAAGCAGCTGGCGATCAAGCTCGGCATCCCGCTGGCGGAGCTGTCAACGCTTGAGCCGCTCGACCTGACGATCGACGGCGCGGACGAAATCAATCCGGATTTGAACCTGATCAAAGGCGGCGGCGGCGCGCTGTTCCGGGAAAAGATGGTCGCGGCCGCTTCCCGCAAACTGATCGTTGTCGCCGATGAGAGCAAGGTGGTTGAGCGGCTCGGCGCATTCACAGTGCCGGTCGAAGTCGTACCTTACGGGTGGGAATCGACGGCGAAACGTGTAGCGGCGGCCGGATGCGTTCCGAAGCTCCGCCTCGTGAAAGCGGCGGCAGGCAATGCGGATACGGGAGCAGGCGCTCCCGGCGCCGAATCCGCGTTTGTGACCGACAACGGCAATTACATCCTCGATTGCGATTTCGGACTGATCGAAGATCCCGAGCGGCTCGAAGCGCAGATTAACGCCATATTGGGCGTTGTCGAAACGGGCCTGTTCATCGGAATGGCCGAGCTTGCGGTCATCGCGGCGCAATCCGGGGTACGCACCTTAACGCGGTAG
- a CDS encoding L-lactate dehydrogenase, which produces MGSKVRKVAIVGVGHVGSSCAYAMVNQSVCDEMMLIGRTPQRARAHALDLSHCVDFTHSRTKVYAGTYADCKDMDIVMLCAGGNPVPGGTRLDLLDSAYEIHRDIIGPIMDSGFDGIFIAASNPVDIVTYMVWKLSGLPRGRVIGSGTSIDSSRLKTLLSEYLPVDPRSVQGYVLGEHGESQFPAWSHVTIGGKPILDIVKQHPVRFAHMKLDEIALRTRNSGWEILQGKGSTHFGVAGALTAIARSILNDDHRIMAVSAILDGEYGQREIGIGVPAILSREGIEEVLELNLTEAEKEQFESSCRVIRQAMSRLPQL; this is translated from the coding sequence ATGGGCAGCAAAGTTCGCAAGGTGGCGATTGTCGGAGTCGGTCATGTCGGGTCAAGCTGCGCTTACGCTATGGTGAACCAGTCGGTATGCGACGAAATGATGCTGATCGGCCGCACGCCGCAGCGGGCGCGGGCGCATGCCTTGGACCTGTCGCATTGCGTCGATTTTACCCACTCCCGCACGAAAGTGTACGCCGGCACGTATGCGGATTGCAAAGATATGGATATCGTGATGCTGTGCGCGGGCGGCAATCCGGTGCCGGGAGGAACGCGGCTCGATCTGCTCGATTCGGCCTACGAAATTCACCGGGACATCATCGGACCGATTATGGACAGCGGCTTCGACGGCATTTTTATCGCCGCCTCGAACCCCGTCGATATCGTCACGTATATGGTGTGGAAGCTGTCCGGTCTTCCGCGCGGACGCGTCATCGGCAGCGGCACCTCCATCGACTCTTCGCGGCTGAAGACGCTGCTCTCGGAATATTTGCCGGTCGACCCGCGCAGCGTGCAAGGTTATGTGCTTGGAGAGCATGGCGAGTCCCAGTTTCCGGCCTGGTCTCACGTGACGATCGGCGGCAAGCCGATTCTCGATATCGTCAAGCAGCATCCCGTACGCTTCGCTCATATGAAGCTCGATGAGATCGCGCTGCGGACGAGGAATTCCGGCTGGGAAATTTTGCAGGGCAAAGGCTCCACCCACTTCGGCGTTGCAGGGGCGCTTACCGCCATCGCCCGCTCCATCCTCAATGACGATCACCGCATTATGGCCGTCTCCGCCATCCTCGACGGCGAATACGGCCAGCGCGAGATCGGAATCGGCGTGCCCGCGATTTTGTCGCGGGAAGGAATCGAGGAAGTGCTTGAGCTGAACCTGACCGAGGCGGAGAAAGAGCAGTTCGAATCTTCCTGCCGCGTCATCCGACAGGCGATGTCGAGGCTGCCGCAGCTTTGA
- a CDS encoding deoxyguanosinetriphosphate triphosphohydrolase family protein yields MDLRKMRLDETTSGTFSEEREEYERDYARLIQSPAFRRLQGKSQVFGAGSGDYYRTRLTHSLEVSQIAREAARRLAKHYPFLERREHPGLVMDPAVVEIAALAHDLGHPPFGHKGEEVLNRLMMDEYGMKYEGNAQNFRILMFLEKRAGSGSGLDLTAASLLAINKYPFNLDDPARLKGVYGPDWEVIGELRHKWNMPQGACTLETQLMDLCDDIAYSTHDIEDGIRAGKIQMNRTFFEDARLHEHLVQEIVNDDGNAELHWEEVDIKAMVKKVLASYLQQWEEIYAACAQESSRTRREMKARWVSIFAGKIGIIDDTSKGWKRVTFAAGGEQDFELLRTMEILKKLAWVTLIKDFRVQRLQMRSEIMISRLWDSFIVPESGRLIIPPDWIENYERHQSKWSWPRFVADYISGMTDAYAEKVYAELFASKSGSIYEMD; encoded by the coding sequence ATGGATTTACGCAAAATGAGGCTCGACGAAACGACGTCCGGAACATTCAGCGAAGAACGCGAAGAATACGAACGGGACTACGCAAGGCTCATTCAATCGCCCGCCTTTCGTCGGCTGCAGGGCAAGTCGCAAGTATTCGGCGCCGGATCGGGCGACTATTACCGTACCCGCCTGACGCACTCGCTCGAAGTGTCGCAAATTGCGCGCGAAGCGGCGCGCAGGCTGGCAAAGCACTACCCTTTTTTGGAACGGAGAGAGCATCCGGGGCTTGTGATGGACCCGGCCGTCGTGGAAATCGCGGCGCTGGCGCACGACCTGGGCCATCCGCCGTTCGGCCATAAAGGCGAAGAAGTGCTGAACCGGCTTATGATGGACGAGTACGGAATGAAGTACGAGGGCAACGCCCAAAACTTCCGCATCTTGATGTTTTTGGAGAAACGAGCGGGAAGCGGCAGCGGACTCGATCTTACGGCGGCATCGCTGCTCGCCATCAACAAATATCCGTTCAATCTCGATGATCCCGCCCGCTTGAAAGGCGTGTACGGACCCGACTGGGAAGTGATCGGGGAGCTGCGCCACAAGTGGAACATGCCGCAGGGCGCCTGCACGCTGGAGACGCAGCTGATGGATCTGTGCGACGATATCGCTTACTCGACCCATGATATCGAAGACGGCATCCGCGCCGGCAAAATCCAGATGAACCGCACCTTTTTCGAGGACGCCCGGCTGCACGAGCATCTCGTGCAGGAAATTGTGAACGACGACGGGAACGCGGAGCTTCACTGGGAAGAGGTCGACATTAAAGCGATGGTGAAAAAGGTGCTCGCCTCCTATCTGCAGCAGTGGGAGGAGATCTACGCCGCCTGCGCCCAGGAATCGTCGCGTACCCGGCGGGAGATGAAAGCGCGCTGGGTCAGTATTTTCGCGGGCAAGATCGGCATTATCGACGACACGTCGAAAGGCTGGAAGCGGGTTACGTTCGCGGCGGGCGGAGAGCAGGATTTCGAGCTGCTGCGGACGATGGAAATTTTGAAAAAGCTGGCGTGGGTGACGCTGATCAAAGACTTCCGCGTGCAGCGGCTGCAGATGCGCAGCGAAATTATGATCAGCCGGCTGTGGGACAGCTTTATCGTGCCGGAATCGGGACGGCTTATCATTCCGCCCGACTGGATCGAAAACTATGAACGCCACCAAAGCAAATGGAGCTGGCCGCGGTTCGTCGCCGATTATATTTCCGGCATGACCGATGCCTACGCCGAGAAAGTGTATGCCGAGCTGTTCGCCAGCAAGTCGGGGTCGATCTATGAAATGGATTAA
- a CDS encoding DMT family transporter: protein MQHLTRRQTALYLAFLVTVWGANWPLSKFALQYSPPILFAGFRTFIAAFLLIMISLPNYRKLQLRKNGIYYLIAGLLNIALFYGLQTIGLQYLPAGIFSAIVFVQPVLLGIASWFWLGEKMNALKMTGLILGFGGVAVISSGGLTGGLSPEGILLALGSAVSWCLGTVFMKKTSHRVDIVWMTAMQQLIGSLVLIASGLAVEEVSAIVWNAAFISDMLFISVFVIAIGWLVFFRLVGSGEASKVGSFTFLIPLIALIFSAIFLKEPITLRLVAGLLLVLSSILLVNAKVRAKPAADGAARKTAL from the coding sequence ATGCAGCACCTGACCCGTCGTCAAACCGCTCTGTACTTGGCGTTTCTCGTTACCGTCTGGGGAGCAAACTGGCCGTTGTCCAAATTTGCCCTTCAATATTCGCCGCCTATTTTGTTCGCGGGATTCCGTACCTTCATCGCCGCGTTTCTGCTAATTATGATTTCCCTTCCGAATTACCGGAAATTGCAGCTGCGCAAAAACGGCATTTATTACTTGATCGCCGGCTTGCTGAATATTGCGTTATTTTACGGACTGCAAACGATCGGGCTGCAATATTTGCCGGCCGGCATTTTTTCGGCGATCGTATTTGTGCAGCCGGTGCTGCTCGGTATTGCTTCGTGGTTCTGGCTCGGCGAGAAAATGAACGCGCTGAAGATGACCGGGCTCATTCTCGGCTTCGGCGGCGTCGCCGTCATCAGCTCCGGCGGCCTGACGGGCGGGTTGTCGCCCGAAGGCATCTTGCTCGCGCTCGGCTCCGCGGTCAGCTGGTGTCTCGGCACCGTCTTTATGAAGAAGACAAGCCACCGCGTCGATATCGTCTGGATGACCGCCATGCAGCAGTTGATCGGCAGCCTCGTTCTGATCGCCTCGGGCCTTGCCGTCGAAGAGGTGTCCGCTATTGTTTGGAATGCGGCCTTTATTTCCGACATGCTGTTTATTTCCGTCTTTGTCATCGCCATCGGCTGGCTCGTCTTCTTTAGGCTCGTCGGTTCCGGGGAAGCGAGCAAAGTCGGCTCCTTCACGTTTCTGATCCCACTAATCGCCCTCATCTTCAGCGCCATTTTTCTGAAAGAGCCGATTACGCTCCGGCTTGTCGCCGGACTGCTGCTTGTACTGAGCAGCATTTTGCTCGTAAATGCAAAGGTCCGCGCCAAGCCCGCGGCTGACGGCGCAGCCCGGAAAACGGCGCTGTAG
- a CDS encoding DUF4158 domain-containing protein: MSIHIAKQIETRAELYAQYDGTGRSITYHRTQIREFFGFREDTDQDAEEVIEWLCKNVLFRDHDFEHLIETVYRRFREMKIMPPTPERIERLIRTAIHTYEEQFFQATLEKLPAITRVDQHIFTGSSVYVRGIKRSSRRYL; the protein is encoded by the coding sequence ATTTCAATACACATAGCAAAGCAGATCGAAACACGAGCGGAGCTGTACGCACAATACGATGGGACTGGACGTTCTATCACTTATCACCGAACGCAAATTAGAGAGTTTTTTGGCTTTCGTGAGGATACCGACCAAGATGCCGAAGAAGTGATCGAATGGCTTTGCAAAAACGTGCTCTTTCGCGATCACGACTTCGAGCATTTGATCGAAACCGTGTACCGGCGATTCCGGGAGATGAAAATTATGCCTCCTACGCCGGAACGCATCGAGCGGCTTATCAGAACCGCAATCCATACATACGAGGAACAATTTTTTCAAGCTACGCTGGAAAAGTTGCCTGCGATTACCCGCGTCGATCAGCACATCTTCACCGGCAGCAGTGTGTATGTACGTGGCATCAAGAGGAGTTCGAGACGATATTTGTAA
- a CDS encoding MarR family winged helix-turn-helix transcriptional regulator, with protein sequence MSENERQHDKGGEESHGQFISAIYRHMQVLISAEVAPFRIGSGQYIFLMATAFRQPVTQKELSETLLIDKTTTAKAIAKLEAEGYVRREANPADNRYQLLYLTDEGREVVPKVQEALARVKNKTRKGIGDEEYDLLLRLLKIVLRNLTEKEEMEG encoded by the coding sequence TTGAGCGAAAATGAGCGGCAACATGACAAAGGCGGAGAGGAATCGCACGGCCAATTTATCTCGGCCATATATCGTCACATGCAAGTATTGATCTCGGCGGAAGTGGCGCCATTTCGAATCGGAAGCGGGCAGTATATTTTTCTGATGGCCACTGCGTTTCGGCAGCCCGTCACACAGAAAGAGCTAAGCGAGACGCTGCTCATCGACAAGACGACGACCGCCAAGGCGATTGCGAAGCTGGAAGCGGAAGGGTATGTGCGGAGGGAAGCCAATCCCGCCGACAATCGCTATCAGCTGCTCTATTTGACCGATGAAGGGCGAGAGGTCGTGCCGAAGGTTCAAGAAGCGTTGGCACGCGTGAAGAACAAGACACGGAAGGGCATTGGCGACGAGGAATATGACCTGTTGCTGCGCCTGCTGAAAATCGTGCTTCGCAATTTGACCGAGAAGGAGGAGATGGAAGGATGA
- a CDS encoding luciferase family protein — MTGSGGTALTEELLTWDGVTKHPHRYGGIEFQLNGKEIGHLHGNRLFDLLSPKSERDRWIEEGKARPHHMYPDSNWVSVYLNSEQDVTHAVEIARYKFERMQE, encoded by the coding sequence ATGACAGGAAGTGGAGGAACGGCTCTTACGGAAGAGCTGTTGACGTGGGACGGTGTAACGAAGCATCCGCATCGGTACGGAGGGATAGAGTTTCAGTTAAACGGCAAAGAAATCGGCCATCTTCACGGCAACCGTTTGTTCGACCTGCTGTCTCCGAAATCCGAACGGGATCGATGGATCGAAGAAGGAAAGGCAAGGCCGCATCATATGTACCCCGATTCGAATTGGGTATCCGTTTATTTGAATTCCGAGCAGGATGTCACGCATGCCGTCGAGATCGCGCGTTATAAATTTGAACGTATGCAAGAATGA
- a CDS encoding haloalkane dehalogenase yields the protein MINETFPYEKKRMQVFGVEMAYVEEGSGDPIVFLHGNPASSYLWRNIMPYARKFGRCIAPDLVGMGDSDKLPNSGPNAYTFVEHRRYLDKLLEQLGVSERVTFVVHDWGSALGFDWAKRHPGAAKGIAYMEAIIMPSSWSDTSEEGRKVFQALRSPEGERMVLEQNSFIEFNLPVNILRKLTDEEMAQYRRPFLEPGESRRPMLSWARQLPIGGDPDDVIAIVAEYGEFLAQSAVPKLFVHCESGRLPQAHIDFCRTWPSQTEVTVPGRHYPQEDAPDAVGEALAVWLEKLA from the coding sequence ATGATTAATGAAACATTTCCGTACGAGAAAAAGCGCATGCAAGTATTCGGTGTGGAGATGGCTTATGTGGAGGAGGGAAGCGGCGACCCGATCGTCTTCTTGCATGGTAATCCCGCATCCTCCTATCTTTGGCGCAACATCATGCCTTACGCACGGAAGTTTGGCCGCTGTATCGCGCCTGATCTCGTCGGCATGGGTGATTCCGACAAACTCCCGAACAGCGGGCCTAACGCGTACACCTTCGTCGAGCACCGCCGCTATCTCGACAAGCTCCTCGAACAGCTGGGCGTCAGCGAGCGTGTGACGTTCGTCGTGCACGACTGGGGATCGGCGCTGGGGTTTGATTGGGCGAAGCGTCATCCCGGTGCGGCCAAAGGCATTGCTTATATGGAGGCGATAATTATGCCGAGCAGCTGGAGCGATACGTCGGAGGAAGGACGCAAGGTGTTTCAAGCGCTTCGGTCGCCGGAAGGGGAACGAATGGTGCTGGAGCAAAATTCGTTCATCGAGTTCAACCTGCCAGTTAACATCCTGCGCAAGTTGACGGATGAAGAGATGGCCCAGTACCGCCGGCCGTTCCTGGAGCCGGGCGAAAGCCGCCGTCCTATGCTCAGTTGGGCGCGCCAGCTTCCGATCGGCGGTGATCCGGACGATGTAATAGCGATTGTCGCCGAATACGGCGAATTTCTGGCGCAGAGCGCCGTTCCTAAACTTTTTGTTCATTGCGAATCCGGCAGATTGCCGCAAGCCCACATCGATTTCTGCCGTACTTGGCCGTCGCAGACGGAAGTTACGGTACCGGGCCGCCACTACCCGCAAGAAGACGCGCCTGATGCAGTCGGCGAAGCGCTTGCTGTATGGTTGGAAAAATTGGCGTAA
- a CDS encoding 8-oxoguanine deaminase: MASLLIKNARSIVTMDADKTVYPGGSLYAEGQEIKAIGVHIPYETADTVIDASGKIVYPGLINTHHHLYQTFTRNIPWAQDCELFDWLLTLYDIWRHMRPEDVYLSALTGLGELLKTGCTTASDHFYCFPDGISGELIDEEIRAAAELGIRFFPTRGSMNLGRSQGGLPPDEVTQSIDVILKDTQRVIETYHDDSRFAMVRVGVAPCSPFSVSEDLLRESAHLARSYGVRLHTHLAETKDEEQFCLEKLGMRPLEYMEKTGWVGSDVWFAHGIYFNKGEISRMGACGCGVAHCPSSNMKLSSGVFPLRDMMEAGVKVGLGVDGSASNDASNLLGEARQAYLLHKLMSGSRGPSAAESLWLGTVGSSRVLGWDDAIGSLEAGKAADLFMIDSRKLEYAGALFDDTALPVVTGISQNVDMTVVGGKIVVRDGRLVGIDEERIAAAAQAAASRMVQVAARHTGVSYMKHRSRS; the protein is encoded by the coding sequence ATGGCTTCGTTATTAATCAAAAACGCTAGAAGCATCGTGACGATGGATGCGGACAAAACCGTGTATCCCGGCGGCAGCCTGTATGCCGAAGGGCAGGAAATTAAAGCGATCGGCGTGCACATCCCGTATGAAACGGCGGATACGGTCATTGACGCAAGCGGCAAAATCGTCTACCCGGGGCTGATCAACACCCACCATCATCTGTATCAGACGTTTACGCGCAACATCCCGTGGGCGCAGGATTGCGAGCTGTTCGACTGGCTGCTGACGTTATACGACATTTGGCGGCATATGCGGCCGGAAGACGTCTATTTAAGCGCGCTGACAGGGCTCGGGGAGCTGCTGAAAACGGGCTGCACGACGGCGTCCGACCATTTTTACTGCTTTCCGGACGGGATCAGCGGCGAGCTGATCGACGAAGAAATCCGGGCTGCAGCCGAGCTCGGCATCCGCTTCTTTCCGACCCGCGGCTCGATGAATCTCGGCCGTTCCCAGGGCGGGCTGCCGCCGGATGAAGTGACGCAGAGCATCGACGTCATCTTGAAAGATACGCAGCGGGTCATCGAAACGTATCATGACGACTCGCGGTTTGCGATGGTGCGCGTCGGCGTGGCGCCGTGCTCGCCTTTTTCCGTGTCGGAAGATTTGCTGCGGGAGTCGGCGCATTTGGCGCGCAGCTATGGCGTCCGGCTGCATACCCATCTGGCCGAAACGAAGGACGAGGAACAGTTCTGCCTGGAAAAGCTGGGGATGCGTCCTTTAGAGTATATGGAGAAGACGGGATGGGTCGGCAGCGACGTCTGGTTCGCACACGGCATCTATTTCAACAAAGGCGAAATCAGCCGGATGGGAGCTTGCGGCTGCGGCGTGGCGCATTGTCCGAGCAGCAACATGAAGCTGTCCTCAGGCGTATTCCCGCTGCGCGACATGATGGAGGCCGGCGTAAAAGTCGGTCTCGGCGTGGACGGCTCCGCTTCCAACGACGCTTCCAATCTGCTCGGCGAAGCGCGGCAGGCGTATTTGCTTCACAAGCTGATGTCAGGCAGTCGCGGTCCTTCGGCGGCGGAAAGCTTATGGCTTGGCACGGTCGGATCGAGCCGGGTGCTCGGCTGGGACGATGCGATCGGATCGCTGGAAGCCGGCAAAGCAGCCGATTTGTTTATGATCGATTCGCGGAAGCTGGAATATGCGGGCGCCCTGTTCGACGATACGGCGCTGCCGGTCGTGACCGGCATCAGCCAAAATGTCGACATGACGGTCGTCGGCGGCAAAATCGTCGTGCGGGACGGGCGGCTCGTCGGCATCGACGAAGAGCGGATCGCCGCAGCCGCCCAGGCCGCCGCTTCCCGCATGGTGCAGGTTGCGGCCCGGCATACCGGCGTCTCGTACATGAAGCACCGCAGCCGCTCCTAA
- a CDS encoding MFS transporter, whose protein sequence is MSTTAIKPIPRRKLLFVAGLGWLFDAMDVGIIAFIGAALMKDWNLLPHQVGWIGSVNSIGMMVGALLAGILADRVGRKPILIATILLFSVASGLSALTTTFAAFLVLRFIIGVGLGGELPVSSTLVSESVPEKHSGRTIVLLDTFWVAGWVISALISFFVIPRFGWQWALVICALPAFYTVFLRKGIPDSPSFRQPKKQKPSIAQNIKTLWSPKYRKTTLMLWLMSFCVFCAYYGMFLWLPSVMVLKGFALIKSFGYVLVMTLAQLPGLLTAAWLIDKIGRKFVLVTFLAGAAVCGYLFGNADSLAMLMLFGILLSFFNVGAIGTIWAYTPEQYEPEVRSTGTGMASALGRIGGILGPLVLGYLVKAGVSFDVIFATFCIIIAIGALSVLVLGKETRPDPSAADEFEASEQHA, encoded by the coding sequence ATGAGTACGACGGCAATTAAACCGATCCCCAGAAGGAAGCTGTTATTCGTTGCGGGGCTCGGCTGGCTCTTTGATGCCATGGATGTCGGTATTATCGCTTTTATCGGGGCGGCTCTCATGAAAGACTGGAACCTGCTTCCGCATCAGGTTGGCTGGATCGGCAGCGTCAACTCGATCGGCATGATGGTCGGCGCGCTTCTGGCCGGAATATTGGCGGATCGGGTCGGACGGAAGCCGATCTTGATCGCGACGATTTTGCTATTCTCGGTCGCGAGCGGCTTGTCCGCATTAACGACCACGTTCGCGGCGTTTCTGGTTCTTCGCTTTATCATCGGCGTCGGGCTTGGCGGGGAGCTTCCCGTTTCAAGTACGCTCGTCTCCGAGAGCGTTCCGGAAAAGCATTCCGGCCGCACCATCGTCCTGCTGGATACCTTCTGGGTAGCCGGGTGGGTCATCTCGGCGCTCATTTCATTTTTCGTCATTCCTAGATTCGGCTGGCAGTGGGCGCTGGTCATCTGCGCGCTTCCCGCTTTTTATACCGTGTTTTTGCGGAAAGGAATCCCGGATTCACCTTCTTTCAGGCAGCCTAAGAAACAGAAGCCATCGATTGCGCAAAATATTAAAACGCTCTGGTCGCCCAAATACAGGAAAACAACGTTAATGTTGTGGCTGATGTCATTCTGCGTATTTTGCGCTTATTACGGCATGTTCCTTTGGCTTCCGTCCGTCATGGTGCTGAAAGGATTCGCGCTTATCAAAAGCTTCGGATACGTTCTTGTCATGACGCTTGCCCAGCTTCCGGGGCTGCTGACCGCCGCCTGGCTGATCGATAAAATCGGCCGCAAATTCGTGCTTGTAACGTTTTTGGCAGGGGCAGCCGTTTGCGGCTACCTCTTCGGCAATGCGGATTCGCTTGCCATGCTGATGCTGTTCGGCATTCTTCTTTCCTTCTTTAACGTTGGGGCAATCGGCACAATCTGGGCTTATACGCCGGAGCAGTACGAACCCGAAGTTCGTTCCACCGGTACGGGAATGGCGTCGGCTCTCGGCCGCATCGGAGGGATTTTGGGACCGCTGGTGCTCGGATATCTCGTCAAGGCTGGCGTATCGTTCGATGTCATTTTCGCCACTTTCTGTATTATTATTGCGATTGGGGCCCTAAGTGTTCTTGTGCTCGGCAAGGAAACCCGTCCCGACCCTTCGGCAGCGGATGAGTTCGAAGCTTCGGAACAGCACGCGTAA